The following is a genomic window from Verrucosispora sp. WMMD573.
CGGCGCCAACTCGACGTCGCCCACCCGTTCGCCGTTGAGCCGGGGCTCGTACACACCCCGCGCGGTCGCGTACAGCCGGGCACGCACCGGCGTGTGTTCCAGGTGGAACTCCCGGCGCAGGTACAGCGGTGGCGAGTCCATCGGGGGAAGGTCCTCCTCCCCCGGCGGGTCGACATGCGGCTGCACGGCGGGGTCCCGTCCGATCCAGGCCGCAGTCCAGTCCTCGCGGTGCAGCAGCCCGGTCTCGAACCAGCTCTGCGCCGACCCGGCGGGAGAGCCGGTCTCGTCCCACACCTGCACCCGCCAGTGGTACCGGGTGGCCGACCGCAGGGTCGGGCCGTCCCAGGGCACCAGCAGACCGTCCGGGGACTGCCGCCGGCCGCTGTCCCAGATCAGCCGGTCGGGATCGTCGAGGTCCGTGGCCCGCTCGGCGGCGGTGACGCGGTACGCGCTCTGCGCCGCACCGCGCCGATCGGATTCCAGCTTCCAGGACAGTCGGGGTTGCCGCTCCCCCACGCCCAGCGGCTCGCACCGCTGTTCCGTCTGCAGTCCGTAGGGGGTCATCCCTTCAGCCCTCCGGCAAATCCGTTGATGATGCTGCGCTGCAACGCGAAGTACAGGAGCAGGACCGGCACGATGCTGATCACCAGCGCGGCGAAGATGAGGTTCCAGTCGGCGACGTACTGACCGACGAACCCGGCCAGTGCGACGGGCACGGTCTGCTGGGTGCTTCCGCTCAGGTACAGCAGTGGGGTGAAGAAGTCGTTCCACACGGTGATCGCGTTGAGCACGAGGGCGGTAAACGTGATGGGCTTCAGCATCGGGAAGACGACGTACCGGAACGCCTCCCAGGGACGGCAGCCGTCGATGAGCGCGGCGTCCTCGAAGTCATGGGGCAGTGCCCGGATGAAGCCGGTGTAGAGAAATGTCGTGAAGGGCACCTGGAGTCCGGAGTAGAACAGGACCAGGGACCAGACCGTGCCGAGCAGTCCGAGGTCCCGCATGGTCTGGTAGAGCGGCAGTGCGGCCAGTTGGAACGGCAACACCAGCCCGAGCATGATCAGCAGGAACATGCCGCGCGACCAGTGGGCGGTGGCCCGAGCCAGCGGATAGGCCGCCAGCGCGGAGACCGCCAGCACGATCAGCACACTGATGGTGGTCACCAGGACGCTGTTCATCAGCGCACCGCCGAGCCCGCCCTCGCGCCACGCCTCGGTGAAGTTGGACAAGGTGGGCGAGGTCGTCGGACGCAGCGGCGACGAGGTGTCAGACGGGGCCCGCACGGCGAGGTTCACCAGGATGTACACCGGAAAGGCGATCACCATAGCGGCGGCGATCATGACCAATTCCAGGCCGAAGGTTCGCCAACGGTAACGGTTCACGACGCCGCCCTCTCGTTGCGTGCCAACATCAGGTACTGCCCGGTCGACACGACCGCCACGATGATCGTCAGGACCACCGCGAGGGCGATGCTGTAGCCGAACTCGCCGAGCGTGAAGGCCTCCTTGTAGATCAGCGTCGAGATGGTGTCCGTGGCGTGTCCGGGGCCGCCTCCGGTGAGGGCGTACACCTGGTCGAACAGCTTGATGCCGCCGATGATCGACAACATCAGGTTGATCGTGATCGCGGGGGCCAGTTGCGGCCGGACCACCGACCAGAACCGCCGTACCGGCCCGGTGCCGTCGATGGCGGCGGCCTCGTACAGTTCCTTCGGCACGGACTGCAGTCCGGCCAGAAAGATGACCATCGAGTAGCCGGCGAACTGCCACACGATCACGGCCACGACCGACCAGAGGGCCATCTCGGGATCGCCCAGCCAGTCCTGCTGCCACGACCCGAGTCCGACCGCCGCGAGCAGACTGTTGATCGCGCCGTCCGGGCCCAACAGGTTGCGCCACAGGTAGGCCGTCACGATCGGGGTGACCACGGCTGGCGCGAACAGGAACACCCGCAGCACGTTGCGCGACTTGATCACGGTGTTCACGCCGAGTGCGAGCAGCAGTCCGATGCCGTTCTGGATGATCGTGATCGACACCGCGATGACCAGCGTGTGCCAGATCGCCTGTCGGGCGGTGGGGTCGCGGGTGATGTCAACGAAGTTGCCGAGGCCGACGAAGGCGAGGTCGGGGCTCAATCCGTCCCAGTCGGTGAAGGCGTAGTAGACACCACGCGCGCTGGGCACCAGCACCACGAAGGCGAAAAGCACCAGCGCCGGTGCCGCGAACCACCACGGCGGCGCTGCCGCTCGTCGACCATCGACAGCGACCCTTTTGTCACTGTCCGGGGTAGTAGTCATCCGCAATCCACTCTTTGAAACGTTTCATACAATAGGTCCAATGAGGGCCCAGCAGCGACGCGATCCCTCGGCCGTGAACGGTGTGGCGTGGGCAACGTTTTCCAAAATGTTGCGGCTGACCATAGGAGTTCATCCAGCGGACGTCAAGAGGTTGGCTGCTGACATCGGCGGCGCGGCGGTCTAGTCTCTGCGCAACGTTTTACACGGCTCGGAGGACGTCAGGTGGAGAAGCTGTCAGCACCGGCCCGCCGGATCACCATCGTCGACGTCGCGCGACACGCCCAGGTCTCCACCACCGCGGTGTCGAAGGTGCTCCGCAACGCCTACGGCGTCAGCCCTCAGATGCAGGCGAAGGTACGCCAGGCGATCGCCGAACTCGGCTACCGACCGAACGCCGCGGCCCGAGGCATGCGGGGCCGGACGTACACCATCGGCGTACTGCTGCCCGACATCCGTAACCCCTTCTTCGCCGAGATCCTCGACGGCCTCGACTCCCACATCGCCGGCAGCGAGTACCAGGTCCTACTCGGCCCGGGTTGCAACGGCCAGGAGGCTGAGGCGCGGGTCGTCAACGCGATGATCGATCGCGGCATGGACGGCATGGTGTTGATCGCGCCCATTTCGAACTGCTCCGACCTCGACAAGATCGCTAGCCTGGTGCCCACCGTCGTGGTCGGCCGCCACGGACACTCCCGCAGTTACGACACGGTTGTCGACGACGACCGCACCGGCGCCGCGCTGATCGTCAACCACCTCGTCGACCTGGGACATCGCCACATCGGCCATATCGAGCACCGTGAGACCACCGCCGACTGCCTCGCCGAGATGCCCAACGCCATCCGGGCCGAGGGTTACCGACAGGCCATGCGCGCCCACGGCATCGCCGACAAGATCGACATCGCGTCGACCCGATACAACCAGGAAGGCGGTTACCTTGGCACGCAACAACTGCTGGGTCGCCCCGTCCGCCCCACCGCGATCTTCGCCGGAGCCGACATCGTCGCCATGGGCGCGCTCGACGCCATCGCCGAGGCCGGGCTCCGTGTCCCGGAGGACATCTCCGTCGCCGGCTACGACAACACCACCTTCGCCGCGTTCCGGCCCATCTCACTGACCAGCGTGGACCAGGCCGGCCGCGAGATCGGCGTCAACGCTGCCCGGCTCCTGCTGGACCGCATCGCCGAACGCAGCCGACCCACCACCCAGATCAAGCTCTCTCCCACCCTC
Proteins encoded in this region:
- a CDS encoding carbohydrate ABC transporter permease, giving the protein MNRYRWRTFGLELVMIAAAMVIAFPVYILVNLAVRAPSDTSSPLRPTTSPTLSNFTEAWREGGLGGALMNSVLVTTISVLIVLAVSALAAYPLARATAHWSRGMFLLIMLGLVLPFQLAALPLYQTMRDLGLLGTVWSLVLFYSGLQVPFTTFLYTGFIRALPHDFEDAALIDGCRPWEAFRYVVFPMLKPITFTALVLNAITVWNDFFTPLLYLSGSTQQTVPVALAGFVGQYVADWNLIFAALVISIVPVLLLYFALQRSIINGFAGGLKG
- a CDS encoding sugar ABC transporter permease, yielding MTTTPDSDKRVAVDGRRAAAPPWWFAAPALVLFAFVVLVPSARGVYYAFTDWDGLSPDLAFVGLGNFVDITRDPTARQAIWHTLVIAVSITIIQNGIGLLLALGVNTVIKSRNVLRVFLFAPAVVTPIVTAYLWRNLLGPDGAINSLLAAVGLGSWQQDWLGDPEMALWSVVAVIVWQFAGYSMVIFLAGLQSVPKELYEAAAIDGTGPVRRFWSVVRPQLAPAITINLMLSIIGGIKLFDQVYALTGGGPGHATDTISTLIYKEAFTLGEFGYSIALAVVLTIIVAVVSTGQYLMLARNERAAS
- a CDS encoding LacI family DNA-binding transcriptional regulator, with the protein product MEKLSAPARRITIVDVARHAQVSTTAVSKVLRNAYGVSPQMQAKVRQAIAELGYRPNAAARGMRGRTYTIGVLLPDIRNPFFAEILDGLDSHIAGSEYQVLLGPGCNGQEAEARVVNAMIDRGMDGMVLIAPISNCSDLDKIASLVPTVVVGRHGHSRSYDTVVDDDRTGAALIVNHLVDLGHRHIGHIEHRETTADCLAEMPNAIRAEGYRQAMRAHGIADKIDIASTRYNQEGGYLGTQQLLGRPVRPTAIFAGADIVAMGALDAIAEAGLRVPEDISVAGYDNTTFAAFRPISLTSVDQAGREIGVNAARLLLDRIAERSRPTTQIKLSPTLVVRRTTAPPPA